The proteins below are encoded in one region of Antennarius striatus isolate MH-2024 chromosome 7, ASM4005453v1, whole genome shotgun sequence:
- the ttc4 gene encoding tetratricopeptide repeat protein 4, protein MMASSDAQHDSDDGMDAFMDKFKTQRYKNALSEDNWEEEFDKVPMFMKTAPEEFDGISHPELSCLQAIIHDEDRTPEEKAVSLKDEGNYFFKEKNYKKAVMAYTGGITQKCEDQELHTVLLTNRAAAHFHLGNIRSALNDATAARKIKPDHLKAIIRGAQCCMKLRSFAEAIQWCDEGLKVHPRDNKLLELRVTADKHKRAAERDVRKAKAKDKKLWVEKEKLLAAIQDRGIKLLQPVKPRKRSSDSEDEGEGSSEAISQLSLDGLSSREVTGAQVFMDEQGSLHWPVFFLYPEHQQSDFISAFCENSCFIDHLVTMFGEEFPPWDTDRKYHPKNLLLYFEDEQTETLYQVNTEMSLLKVLQHKRYFVQAGTPSFIILVNGSGFWKKFVTGKKMIGL, encoded by the exons aTGATGGCATCCTCAGATGCGCAGCACGATAGCGACGATGGCATGGACGCGTTTATGGACAAATTCAAGACCCAAAgatataaaaatgcattaagCGAAGACAACTGGGAGGAG GAGTTTGATAAAGTACCCATGTTCATGAAAACAGCCCCTGAAGAGTTTGACGGGATATCGCACCCGGAACTATCTTGTCTGCAGGCTATTATCCACGATGAAGATAGAACCCCAGAAG AGAAAGCAGTGAGTCTGAAGGATGAGGGCAATTACTTTTTCAAAGAGAAGAACTATAAGAAGGCTGTTATGGCTTATACAGGAGGGATAACGCAGAAATGTGAGGACCAGGAACTCCACACTGTTCTCCTCACCAACCGGGCTGCAGCTCACTTTCACCTGG GAAATATACGCTCTGCCTTAAACGATGCTACAGCTGCTAGGAAGATCAAACCAGATCATCTTAAAGCCATAATTAGAG GAGCACAGTGTTGCATGAAGCTGCGCAGCTTTGCAGAGGCCATCCAGTGGTGTGACGAGGGACTTAAGGTCCATCCTCGTGACAATAAGCTGCTGGAGCTTAGAGTCACAGCAGATAAACACAAG agagcagcagagagagatgTCAGAAAAGCCAAGGCCAAAGATAAGAAGCTGtgggtggaaaaagaaaaacttctgGCTGCCATACag GATCGCGGCATCAAGCTGCTACAGCCTGTGAAGCCTCGTAAGCGCAGTTCGGACAGTGAGGATGAAGGTGAAGGCTCCTCGGAGGCGATTTCCCAACTGAGCCTGGATGGTCTCAGCTCTAGGGAGGTCACGGGGGCGCAGGTCTTCATGGACGAGCAGGGCTCTCTTCACTGGCCTGTCTTCTTCCTCTATCCCGAACACCAGCAGAGCgacttcatctctgctttctGTGAGAACAGCTG TTTCATCGATCACCTGGTGACCATGTTTGGAGAAGAATTTCCACCTTGGGACACAGATAGAAAATATCATCCGAAAAAtttgctg TTGTACTTTGAAGACGAGCAGACGGAGACGCTGTATCAAGTGAACACAGAGATGTCGCTTCTCAAGGTGTTGCAGCATAAAAG GTACTTCGTCCAGGCAGGCACCCCCAGCTTCATCATTCTGGTGAATGGTTCAGGATTCTGGAAGAAGTTTGTAACAGGAAAGAAGATGATAGGATTGTGA
- the LOC137599418 gene encoding uncharacterized protein, which translates to MPEEPWTDWNTGLCDCFEDASTCCYGFWCWPCLACTVSGRFGEQYCFPLCDIFGLGITAAFGIPLVPPPAVLSVRAAMRHKFKIKGSLCRDAAVSCCCGWCSWCQMHRELKHRRQTPVVINLETNVINMQPAPVITQAPPVIVQSLPMMQPLPMMQPPPMMQPPPMMQPPPMMPSMYSPPGVVMTTH; encoded by the exons ATGCCAGAAGAACCCTGGACTGACTGGAACACCGGCCTCTGTGACTGCTTTGAGGATGCCAGCACAT GCTGCTATGGTTTCTGGTGCTGGCCTTGTCTTGCCTGTACGGTTTCCGGGCGATTTGGAGAACAATATTGTTTCCCATTATGTGACATTTTCGGCCTTGGAATAACAGCAGCTTTCGGGATCCCGCTGGTTCCTCCTCCGGCGGTCTTGTCTGTGAGGGCTGCCATGAGGCACAAGTTCAAAATCAAG GGTTCACTCTGCAGGGATGCGGCCGTGTCCTGTTGCTGCGGGTGGTGCTCCTGGTGTCAGATGCATCGCGAATTAAAGCACCGTCGACAGACTCCTGTCGTCATTAATTTAGAGACGAATGTCATCAACATGCAGCCTGCTCCAGTCATAACGCAGGCTCCTCCAGTCATAGTGCAGTCTCTTCCAATGATGCAGCCTCTTCCAATGATGCAGCCTCCTCCTATGATGCAGCCTCCTCCAATGATGCAGCCTCCTCCAATGATGCCTTCTATGTACTCACCACCAGGAGTCGTCATGACGACACACTGA